One window of the Devosia sp. 2618 genome contains the following:
- a CDS encoding ATP-binding cassette domain-containing protein, whose amino-acid sequence MVLNAIVPKETLITLRNAGVSRGGRTLVSGVDLTIARGEIVTLIGPNGSGKSTTAKMATGVLKPSTGTVVRKPGLKIGYVPQKLTIDWTLPLTVERLMTLTGRFSAGEIDAALEAVGARRLLKAAVQELSGGEFQRVLFARAMIRKPDLLVLDEPVQGVDFSGEVALYELVRQIRDVTQSGILMISHDLHVVMAETDTVICLNGHVCCRGTPSAVKRSPEYLRLFGERAAGSLAIYQHHHDHEHHDDGCVVAEGEAHEHSHGHDHAHEHKGHSHAD is encoded by the coding sequence ATAGTTTTGAATGCGATAGTTCCCAAGGAAACGCTGATCACGCTGCGCAATGCCGGCGTGTCGCGCGGCGGGCGGACGCTTGTGAGTGGCGTTGACCTGACCATTGCCCGCGGCGAAATCGTGACGCTGATCGGGCCGAATGGCTCTGGAAAATCGACGACAGCCAAGATGGCGACGGGCGTGTTGAAGCCATCCACCGGCACGGTTGTGCGCAAGCCGGGGCTCAAGATCGGCTATGTGCCGCAGAAGCTGACCATAGACTGGACGCTGCCGCTGACGGTGGAGCGACTGATGACGCTGACCGGACGGTTTTCGGCTGGCGAGATCGATGCGGCGCTCGAAGCTGTCGGCGCAAGGCGGTTGCTCAAGGCTGCGGTGCAGGAATTGTCGGGCGGAGAATTTCAGCGCGTGCTGTTTGCCCGGGCGATGATCCGCAAGCCAGACCTGCTGGTGCTGGACGAGCCGGTGCAGGGCGTCGATTTTTCCGGTGAGGTGGCACTTTACGAACTGGTGCGGCAGATCCGCGATGTGACGCAGAGCGGCATATTGATGATCAGCCACGACCTGCATGTGGTGATGGCAGAAACCGATACGGTGATCTGCCTTAATGGCCATGTGTGCTGCCGGGGCACGCCCTCGGCCGTGAAGCGGAGCCCGGAATATCTGCGGCTGTTCGGCGAGCGGGCCGCCGGGTCACTGGCGATTTATCAGCATCATCACGACCATGAGCATCATGACGATGGGTGTGTGGTGGCTGAAGGTGAGGCGCATGAGCATTCCCATGGGCATGATCATGCTCACGAGCATAAGGGGCATAGCCATGCGGATTGA
- a CDS encoding metal ABC transporter permease, with amino-acid sequence MFGDYFSRALVAGVGLALVTGPLGCFVVWRRMAYFGDTMAHSALLGVALSIILSMNMTLGVFAVAALVAGALIVLQKQATLSTDALLGILSHSTLAVGLVLVGFLTTVRIDLMGFLFGDILAVSMQDIYVIYGGGVAIVAILVLAWRPLLASTVSPELAEAEGLRPEASRLVLMILMASVIAIAMKLVGVLLITSLLIIPAATARRLSATPEMMAIVAAVLGAIAVVGGLFGSRTWDTASGPSIVVMALIIFLVSLTVPVSRLFGRRETHGA; translated from the coding sequence ATGTTCGGTGATTATTTCTCTCGCGCGCTGGTTGCTGGTGTGGGCCTTGCCCTCGTGACAGGCCCACTGGGGTGTTTCGTCGTGTGGCGGCGGATGGCCTATTTTGGGGATACGATGGCCCATTCTGCGCTGCTGGGTGTGGCGCTGTCGATCATTTTGTCGATGAACATGACGCTAGGCGTGTTTGCAGTGGCGGCTTTGGTTGCCGGCGCGCTGATCGTTTTGCAGAAGCAGGCGACACTGTCGACCGATGCGCTTCTAGGGATATTGAGCCACTCGACGCTGGCCGTGGGGCTGGTGCTGGTGGGCTTTTTGACCACGGTGCGGATCGACCTGATGGGGTTCCTGTTTGGCGACATTCTGGCCGTCTCGATGCAGGATATTTACGTCATCTATGGCGGCGGCGTTGCCATCGTGGCGATACTCGTTCTGGCATGGCGACCGCTGTTGGCGTCGACCGTAAGCCCGGAACTGGCCGAGGCCGAAGGACTGCGGCCGGAGGCGAGTCGTCTGGTGCTGATGATCCTGATGGCCAGCGTTATCGCCATTGCCATGAAACTGGTCGGCGTCTTGCTGATTACCTCGTTGCTGATCATTCCGGCGGCGACGGCGCGGCGGCTGAGCGCGACGCCGGAGATGATGGCGATCGTCGCGGCGGTGTTGGGCGCCATTGCGGTGGTTGGCGGGTTGTTCGGATCAAGAACGTGGGATACGGCGTCTGGGCCCTCGATTGTGGTGATGGCGCTGATTATATTTCTGGTGTCGCTGACGGTTCCCGTTTCGCGGCTGTTCGGCAGGAGAGAGACCCATGGCGCATAG
- a CDS encoding Fur family transcriptional regulator: protein MAHSHDVPTDLTRNQGLVLGALNHSVGPLSAYDILDKLRADGLRAPLQVYRALDKLVERGLAHRLESLNAFVACADEHCHRKGLIAFAICEGCGKVDEFADAVIEDRLGDWAGAKGFKVERTTMEIRGKCAECALAA from the coding sequence ATGGCGCATAGTCACGACGTACCGACCGATCTGACGCGCAATCAGGGGCTGGTGCTGGGCGCGCTCAACCATTCGGTGGGGCCGCTGAGCGCCTATGACATTCTCGACAAGCTGCGCGCCGATGGGCTGCGGGCGCCGTTGCAGGTTTATCGCGCGCTGGACAAGCTGGTGGAACGCGGGCTGGCGCATCGGCTGGAATCGCTCAATGCGTTCGTCGCGTGTGCGGACGAGCACTGCCATCGCAAGGGGCTGATTGCGTTTGCGATCTGCGAGGGGTGTGGGAAGGTGGATGAATTTGCCGACGCGGTGATCGAGGATCGGCTGGGCGACTGGGCAGGGGCCAAGGGCTTCAAGGTCGAGCGGACGACGATGGAAATCCGGGGCAAGTGCGCGGAGTGTGCGCTGGCGGCTTAG
- the rsmD gene encoding 16S rRNA (guanine(966)-N(2))-methyltransferase RsmD, translated as MRIVAGKFRGKQLNSPSDESIRPTADRVRESMFNILSSRIGPVFDGVRVLDLFAGTGALGFEALSRGASHVTFVDMGAEARGLIRDHIEAFGAGGITKLLRRDATDLGVSGTFGQFDLVFLDPPYGHGLGEKALAGIAASGWLAPEATIVFEESVDAEIEIPTGFTLDDRREYGSAAVHFLTFGE; from the coding sequence ATGCGCATCGTTGCCGGCAAATTCCGTGGCAAGCAGCTGAACTCGCCATCCGACGAGTCCATCCGCCCCACGGCCGACCGCGTCCGTGAATCGATGTTCAACATCCTTTCCAGCCGCATCGGCCCGGTCTTTGACGGCGTGCGCGTCCTCGATCTGTTCGCCGGCACCGGCGCGCTGGGCTTTGAAGCCCTGTCACGCGGCGCCAGCCACGTCACCTTCGTCGATATGGGCGCCGAAGCGCGTGGCCTGATCCGCGATCACATCGAAGCCTTCGGGGCAGGGGGCATCACCAAGCTTCTGCGCCGCGACGCTACTGATCTCGGCGTTTCCGGCACCTTCGGTCAGTTCGATCTGGTGTTTCTCGATCCGCCCTACGGCCACGGCCTGGGCGAAAAAGCCCTTGCCGGCATCGCCGCCAGCGGCTGGCTCGCCCCGGAAGCCACCATCGTCTTCGAAGAAAGCGTCGATGCGGAGATCGAAATTCCGACCGGCTTCACCCTCGATGATCGCCGCGAATACGGCTCCGCCGCCGTGCATTTTTTGACGTTCGGGGAATAG
- a CDS encoding pseudouridine synthase: MSDAPAKPDTGDRLAKVIARSGLCSRRDAEVWIAAGRVVVNGKKVLTPAFNVTDRDKIIVDGAPLAARQGTRVWLYHKPAGLVVTEKDPEGRETIFEALEVHGLPRVVTVGRLDINTEGLLLLTNDGGLKRVLELPATGWLRRYRVRAHGSVTQAALDKLKDGIEIDGIKYGAIEATLEREQGSNVWLVLSLREGKNREVKNVLGALGLEVNRLIRVSYGPFQLGDIPVGAVETVKAKMLRDQLGKKLADAADVDFDSEMPSEINANALVGKPTRDRLTGRGTNTVEIDSQRFRFTDHAEKTEEELRAERPRQDRPGRFDSRKPMARRDESQDDEYAPPPRHIHFDEDGRAPEEFVAKRNTRIVQRPDRDDQSALTFGKSAPRPAGGKKPFGAKPSFGDKKPFEKKSFGDKPRGPRRDDDRRPSGDRSERPSGGKSFGDRPRSPRPEGGARPPRGREFTGTPRGPRREEAGAERVFEPRLRPDSERGEGAAFKGEAKRPGRNFSEKPVRFRKDGERPSFGDRPQRSERPSFGERPQRSERPSFGERPQRSDRPARPGRDEFGSEAKTYGKPRMRADGKPAPKRDGAAPQRGPRPGGAGGKPGGFGGKPGGFGKPGGRPTGGAGRPSGGAGRPSGGGRPSGGAGRPSGGGRPSSGGPRRPK, encoded by the coding sequence ATGAGCGACGCTCCAGCCAAACCCGATACCGGTGACCGTCTCGCCAAAGTCATCGCCCGCTCGGGGCTTTGCTCCCGCCGTGATGCCGAAGTGTGGATCGCCGCCGGCCGCGTCGTGGTCAACGGCAAGAAGGTCCTGACGCCAGCCTTTAACGTCACCGACCGCGACAAGATCATCGTCGATGGCGCCCCGCTTGCTGCCCGTCAGGGCACCCGCGTCTGGCTCTATCACAAGCCCGCTGGCCTCGTGGTCACCGAGAAGGACCCTGAAGGTCGCGAGACCATTTTCGAGGCCCTCGAAGTCCACGGCCTGCCGCGCGTCGTCACGGTTGGGCGTCTCGATATAAACACCGAAGGCCTGCTGCTGCTGACCAATGATGGCGGCCTCAAGCGCGTTCTCGAACTGCCTGCCACCGGCTGGCTGCGCCGCTACCGCGTGCGCGCCCACGGTTCGGTCACCCAGGCTGCCCTCGACAAGCTCAAGGACGGCATCGAAATCGACGGCATCAAGTATGGCGCCATCGAAGCCACGCTTGAGCGCGAGCAGGGGTCCAACGTCTGGCTCGTCCTGTCGCTGCGCGAAGGCAAGAACCGTGAAGTCAAGAACGTGCTCGGCGCGCTTGGCCTTGAAGTGAACCGCCTGATCCGCGTCAGCTATGGCCCGTTCCAGCTCGGCGATATTCCGGTCGGCGCTGTCGAAACCGTCAAGGCCAAGATGCTGCGCGACCAGCTCGGCAAAAAGCTTGCCGACGCTGCCGACGTCGATTTCGATAGCGAAATGCCGTCCGAAATCAATGCCAACGCCCTCGTCGGCAAGCCAACGCGTGACCGTCTCACCGGTCGCGGCACCAATACCGTCGAGATCGACAGCCAGCGTTTCCGCTTCACCGATCACGCCGAAAAGACCGAAGAAGAACTCCGCGCTGAGCGTCCGCGTCAGGATCGCCCCGGCCGTTTCGACAGCCGCAAGCCAATGGCACGCCGCGACGAGTCGCAGGACGACGAATACGCGCCACCACCCCGTCACATCCATTTTGACGAAGATGGCCGCGCGCCCGAAGAGTTCGTCGCCAAGCGCAATACCCGCATCGTGCAGCGCCCCGATCGCGACGATCAGTCGGCACTGACCTTCGGCAAAAGCGCCCCGCGCCCAGCCGGCGGCAAAAAGCCATTCGGTGCCAAGCCCAGCTTTGGCGACAAGAAGCCCTTCGAGAAGAAGTCCTTCGGCGACAAGCCACGCGGCCCGCGTCGCGACGATGATCGTCGTCCATCCGGCGATCGCAGCGAGCGCCCAAGCGGCGGCAAGTCGTTTGGTGATCGTCCACGCTCGCCCCGTCCAGAGGGCGGCGCACGTCCGCCACGCGGTCGCGAGTTCACCGGCACGCCACGCGGTCCACGTCGTGAAGAGGCTGGCGCCGAGCGCGTATTCGAGCCGCGTCTGCGTCCCGATAGCGAGCGCGGCGAAGGCGCAGCCTTCAAGGGCGAAGCCAAGCGTCCCGGCCGCAACTTCTCCGAAAAGCCAGTCCGCTTCCGCAAGGACGGCGAGCGTCCATCCTTTGGCGATCGCCCACAGCGTTCGGAACGCCCATCGTTCGGTGAGCGTCCACAACGTTCCGAGCGCCCGTCCTTCGGTGAGCGTCCGCAGCGCAGCGACCGTCCAGCCCGTCCGGGTCGTGACGAGTTCGGCTCCGAGGCCAAGACATACGGCAAGCCCCGCATGCGTGCCGATGGCAAGCCAGCGCCAAAGCGTGACGGTGCAGCCCCTCAGCGCGGTCCGCGCCCAGGCGGCGCCGGCGGCAAGCCCGGTGGTTTCGGCGGTAAGCCAGGCGGCTTCGGCAAGCCCGGTGGTCGTCCGACTGGTGGCGCAGGTCGTCCATCCGGTGGGGCAGGCCGCCCATCTGGTGGTGGTCGTCCCTCCGGCGGTGCCGGTCGCCCCTCCGGCGGTGGTCGTCCATCCTCGGGCGGCCCACGTCGTCCAAAGTAA
- the lspA gene encoding signal peptidase II codes for MNLKSLTDPSVYVSLTAAILAFGLDRAHKAYQVSADCISIGGSNCIEVFSSYIPFSMTGWRGGEVLRVTDFFDYVLVWNTGISYGLLDGLPVWTLGAVMVLAIIALSIWWVRADSALVRLGLAFCIGGALSNALDRLIYGGVADFFHFHWGEWSFYIFNVADVAITIGVVLLIADLLGLGRPKRAISTAKD; via the coding sequence ATGAATCTGAAATCTCTGACCGACCCCTCCGTCTACGTCTCCCTGACGGCGGCCATTCTCGCGTTCGGGCTGGATCGTGCCCACAAGGCCTATCAGGTCTCGGCCGATTGTATTTCCATCGGCGGCTCCAACTGCATCGAAGTCTTCAGCAGCTACATTCCGTTCTCGATGACCGGCTGGCGCGGCGGCGAAGTGCTCCGCGTTACCGATTTTTTCGATTACGTCCTCGTCTGGAACACCGGCATTTCCTACGGCCTGCTTGATGGCTTGCCGGTCTGGACGCTGGGCGCTGTGATGGTCCTCGCCATCATCGCGCTGTCGATCTGGTGGGTCCGCGCCGATTCGGCGCTGGTACGTCTGGGTCTGGCTTTCTGCATCGGCGGCGCGCTGTCCAATGCGCTGGATCGCCTGATTTATGGCGGCGTGGCCGACTTCTTCCATTTTCACTGGGGCGAGTGGTCGTTCTATATTTTCAACGTCGCCGACGTCGCCATCACCATTGGTGTCGTGCTGCTCATCGCCGATCTGCTCGGCCTCGGCAGGCCCAAGCGCGCCATATCAACCGCCAAGGACTAG
- the ileS gene encoding isoleucine--tRNA ligase: MTDTATGAAETDYSATLFLPETNFPMRAGLPDREPIWLKRWEDMDIYQLQRDQAAQRPLFTIHDGPPYANGNIHIGHALNKTLKDIVSRSMQMLGFNSAYVPGWDCHGLPIEWKIEEQYRAKGKDKNDVPIVEFRQECRTFAEQWVDIQREEFKRLGVLGEWDNPYLTMSFDAEAQIARELMQVSNSGQLYRGSKPVMWSVVERTALAEAEIEYADYESDTIWVKFPTSHIATTAGSGVEDNLERREHLTGASVVIWTTTPWTIPANRAISFSSKVAYGLYEVTGAPDGNWASVGEKYVLADKLAAETFAKAKVETFVRLQDVPPAVLSGLQCHHPLRGFGDGYNFEVPLLDGEHVTDDAGTGFVHTAPGHGLDDFEIWMNSGRLLAEKGIDSAIPYVVGDDGFYTNEAPGLDGARVIDDNGKKGDANNRVITALAERHAMVARGRVKHSYPHSWRSKKPVIFRNTPQWFVYMDRDIMGAPGDTLRQRALNAIDATKFYPAAGQNRLRSMIADRPDWVLSRQRAWGVPITVFVNKATNEILKDEVVNHRIAQSFEEEGADAWFKPGAAERYLGDNYAVADYEMVKDVLDVWFDSGSTHSFVLRNKQKWPHLKFPASLYLEGSDQHRGWFHSSLLESCATNGHAPYEGVLTHGFTMDGDGKKMSKSLGNTVAPQDIIKQYGADILRLWVASSDYSEDLRLGKEIIQTTVDGYRKLRNTLRWLLGNLAHYDAKDAVSFAEMPELEQLMLHRLAQLDMQVRAAYKEYDYRKIVSLLTNFMNIELSAFYFDIRKDALYCDPISSVKRRASLTVLNHLFDCLTAWLAPILVFTMEEVWLERHPEEGSSVHLRLFPEVPSEWLNDELATKWNLIRSVRRVITGALEVERREKRIGSSLEAAPKVFIADARYIEALKGQDLAEIAITSDIEVVSGTGEGFTLDDVSGISVVPELAKGTRCARSWKILPEVGSDPEFPDVSPRDAQALRERAAAGL, from the coding sequence ATGACCGATACCGCCACGGGTGCCGCCGAAACCGACTATTCGGCCACGCTGTTTTTGCCAGAGACCAACTTTCCTATGCGCGCCGGCTTGCCGGACCGCGAGCCGATCTGGCTCAAGCGTTGGGAAGACATGGACATTTACCAGCTGCAGCGCGATCAGGCTGCGCAGCGGCCGCTGTTCACCATCCATGACGGCCCGCCCTACGCCAATGGCAACATCCATATCGGTCACGCGCTCAACAAGACGCTGAAAGATATAGTCTCCCGCTCGATGCAGATGCTGGGCTTCAACTCGGCCTATGTGCCGGGCTGGGATTGTCACGGCCTGCCCATCGAATGGAAGATCGAAGAGCAGTACCGCGCCAAGGGTAAGGACAAGAACGACGTTCCGATCGTCGAATTCCGTCAGGAATGCCGGACCTTTGCCGAGCAGTGGGTCGATATCCAGCGCGAAGAATTCAAGCGCCTCGGCGTGCTCGGCGAGTGGGACAATCCCTACCTCACCATGAGCTTTGATGCCGAAGCCCAGATCGCGCGCGAACTGATGCAGGTCTCGAACTCCGGCCAGCTCTATCGCGGCTCCAAGCCCGTCATGTGGTCGGTGGTCGAGCGCACCGCGCTGGCCGAAGCCGAAATCGAATATGCCGACTACGAGAGCGACACCATCTGGGTGAAGTTCCCGACCTCGCATATCGCCACAACCGCCGGCTCGGGCGTCGAAGACAATCTCGAACGCCGCGAACACCTGACCGGCGCGTCGGTGGTCATCTGGACCACGACGCCCTGGACCATCCCCGCCAACCGCGCGATCTCCTTCTCGTCCAAGGTTGCCTATGGCCTCTATGAGGTCACCGGCGCGCCAGACGGCAATTGGGCTTCGGTCGGTGAAAAATACGTGCTGGCCGATAAGCTCGCCGCCGAAACGTTCGCCAAGGCCAAGGTAGAAACCTTCGTGCGCCTGCAGGACGTGCCACCAGCCGTCTTGTCGGGCCTCCAGTGTCACCATCCGCTGCGTGGCTTCGGCGACGGCTACAATTTCGAAGTCCCGCTGCTCGATGGCGAACACGTCACCGACGACGCCGGCACCGGCTTTGTGCATACCGCACCCGGCCACGGCCTCGACGACTTTGAAATCTGGATGAATTCCGGCCGACTGCTGGCCGAAAAGGGCATCGACAGCGCCATCCCGTATGTCGTCGGCGACGATGGTTTCTACACCAACGAAGCCCCCGGCCTCGACGGCGCACGCGTCATCGATGACAATGGCAAGAAGGGCGACGCCAATAACCGAGTTATCACCGCTCTTGCCGAGCGTCACGCCATGGTCGCCCGTGGCCGCGTCAAGCACTCGTACCCCCATTCCTGGCGGTCCAAGAAGCCGGTCATCTTCCGCAATACGCCCCAGTGGTTCGTCTATATGGACCGCGACATCATGGGTGCACCGGGCGATACACTGCGTCAACGCGCGCTCAATGCAATCGACGCCACCAAGTTCTACCCGGCTGCCGGCCAGAACCGCCTGCGCTCGATGATCGCCGACCGCCCCGATTGGGTGCTGTCGCGTCAGCGCGCCTGGGGCGTGCCGATCACGGTGTTCGTCAACAAGGCGACCAACGAAATCCTCAAGGACGAGGTCGTCAATCACCGCATCGCACAGTCCTTCGAGGAAGAAGGCGCTGATGCATGGTTCAAGCCTGGCGCTGCCGAGCGCTATCTGGGCGACAACTATGCCGTGGCCGATTACGAGATGGTCAAGGACGTGCTCGACGTGTGGTTCGACAGTGGCTCAACCCACTCTTTCGTTCTGCGCAACAAGCAGAAGTGGCCGCACCTCAAGTTCCCGGCCTCGCTCTATCTCGAAGGCTCGGATCAGCACCGCGGCTGGTTCCATTCCAGCCTGCTCGAAAGCTGCGCCACCAATGGCCACGCGCCCTATGAAGGCGTGCTGACGCATGGCTTCACCATGGACGGCGACGGCAAGAAGATGAGCAAGTCGCTGGGCAATACGGTTGCCCCGCAGGACATCATCAAGCAGTACGGCGCCGATATCCTGCGCCTCTGGGTCGCGTCCTCCGACTATTCGGAAGACCTGCGCCTCGGCAAGGAAATCATCCAGACCACGGTCGATGGCTACCGCAAGCTGCGCAACACGCTGCGCTGGCTGCTCGGCAATCTTGCCCATTACGATGCCAAGGATGCCGTGTCCTTTGCGGAAATGCCCGAGCTTGAGCAGCTGATGCTGCATCGTCTGGCCCAACTCGATATGCAGGTCCGCGCGGCCTACAAGGAATACGACTATCGCAAGATCGTCTCGCTCCTCACCAACTTCATGAACATCGAGCTGTCGGCGTTCTACTTCGACATCCGCAAGGACGCGCTCTACTGCGACCCGATCTCGTCGGTAAAGCGTCGCGCCTCGCTCACGGTGCTCAATCACCTGTTCGATTGCCTGACCGCCTGGCTGGCGCCAATCCTGGTCTTCACCATGGAAGAAGTCTGGCTTGAGCGTCATCCCGAGGAGGGCTCCTCGGTTCACCTCCGCCTCTTCCCCGAAGTGCCGTCCGAATGGCTCAATGATGAGCTGGCCACCAAGTGGAACCTGATCCGCTCGGTGCGCCGCGTCATCACCGGGGCGCTCGAAGTTGAACGCCGCGAAAAGCGTATCGGCTCCTCGCTCGAAGCCGCGCCAAAGGTGTTCATCGCCGATGCGCGCTACATCGAGGCGCTTAAGGGCCAGGACCTCGCCGAAATCGCCATCACTTCGGATATCGAAGTGGTGTCGGGCACCGGCGAAGGCTTCACCCTCGACGACGTGTCGGGCATCTCGGTCGTACCAGAACTGGCCAAGGGAACCCGCTGCGCCCGCTCGTGGAAAATCCTGCCGGAAGTGGGCTCGGACCCCGAATTCCCCGACGTCTCGCCCCGCGACGCTCAGGCCCTGCGCGAACGCGCTGCGGCCGGCCTGTAA
- a CDS encoding bifunctional riboflavin kinase/FAD synthetase: protein MTGFQRLSNLDAVPADLRGAFVAIGNFDGFHRGHQRVIARLKARAAEAGVPAIILTFEPHPRDVFAPAPFMFRLTDGDAKARLAEAFGVDAIAILNFDRDFSQIEAEDFVSRFLVGALGVTGVIVGSDFHFGRQRRGTPNFLQASGEAYGFAVEKLDLMDEGDEVISSSRIRAALSEGAVTAANRLLGYHWFFNGCVVKGDQRGRELGYPTANTMTHANFQLAQGVYAVRARLGDRLFDGVAAYGKPMFNNQRPPFETHLFDFDEDIYGQTISVALVAHIRGQEVFAGLDELIVAMDRDSKKARAALAEARPLSDLDARLGYVG from the coding sequence GTGACCGGTTTTCAGCGTCTGTCCAATCTCGATGCCGTGCCCGCAGATCTGCGCGGCGCCTTTGTTGCCATCGGCAATTTCGATGGCTTCCATCGCGGCCACCAGCGCGTCATCGCGCGGCTCAAGGCCCGCGCGGCCGAGGCCGGTGTGCCCGCCATTATCCTGACCTTCGAGCCGCATCCGCGCGACGTTTTTGCGCCCGCGCCCTTCATGTTCCGTCTCACCGACGGCGATGCCAAGGCGCGGCTGGCCGAAGCCTTTGGCGTCGATGCCATCGCCATCCTCAATTTCGACCGCGATTTTTCCCAGATCGAAGCCGAGGATTTCGTCTCGCGCTTCCTGGTCGGTGCGCTCGGCGTCACCGGAGTTATCGTCGGCTCCGATTTCCACTTCGGTCGCCAGCGTCGCGGCACGCCAAATTTCCTGCAGGCCTCCGGCGAGGCCTATGGCTTTGCCGTCGAAAAGCTCGACCTGATGGATGAAGGCGACGAGGTCATTTCCTCCTCGCGCATTCGCGCCGCACTATCGGAAGGCGCGGTCACCGCCGCCAATCGCCTGCTCGGCTATCACTGGTTCTTCAACGGCTGCGTGGTCAAAGGCGACCAGCGGGGCAGGGAGCTTGGCTACCCAACCGCCAACACCATGACCCATGCCAATTTCCAGCTGGCCCAGGGCGTTTACGCCGTCCGCGCCCGACTTGGTGATCGGCTGTTCGACGGCGTCGCCGCTTATGGCAAGCCGATGTTCAACAATCAACGCCCGCCCTTTGAAACCCACCTCTTCGATTTCGACGAAGACATTTATGGCCAGACCATCAGCGTTGCTCTGGTCGCCCACATTCGCGGCCAGGAAGTCTTCGCCGGCCTCGACGAGCTGATCGTCGCCATGGACCGCGACAGCAAGAAGGCCCGCGCCGCGCTGGCCGAAGCCCGCCCGCTGAGCGACCTCGACGCTAGATTGGGCTATGTCGGGTGA
- a CDS encoding TIGR01459 family HAD-type hydrolase translates to MTSPLPSITGLSDLAGRYDAVLSDVWGVVHNGVAAFPTAVEALTEFRKAGGKAVFITNAPRPSGPIVEMLDRLGVHRDAYDAIVSSGDATRVMIEKYRGRNIHHVGPATEDDLLYEGLDVHRTDADHAEVVVVTDLDTDHDNPEMYRDRARQWLARKLPMICANPDRVVEHGDQIIYCGGALGDLYAAMGGMVLMAGKPYQPIYEEAFRLAEVAAGRPLDKSRVLAIGDSVRTDATGAAQFGIDLLFVTGSIHAAELDAFGKPDPQAIADLVAPSRAHMAGFLPRLAW, encoded by the coding sequence ATGACCAGCCCGCTACCTTCAATCACCGGCCTTTCCGACCTCGCCGGCCGCTATGACGCTGTATTGAGCGACGTCTGGGGCGTCGTCCACAATGGCGTCGCGGCCTTCCCGACTGCCGTTGAGGCACTGACCGAGTTCCGCAAAGCCGGCGGCAAGGCCGTGTTCATCACCAATGCGCCGCGCCCCTCGGGCCCGATTGTCGAAATGCTCGACCGGCTTGGCGTGCATCGCGACGCCTATGATGCCATCGTCTCCTCCGGCGACGCGACCCGCGTGATGATCGAAAAATATCGCGGCAGGAACATCCACCACGTCGGCCCGGCAACCGAAGACGATCTGCTTTATGAAGGTCTCGACGTGCACCGCACCGATGCCGATCATGCCGAAGTCGTCGTCGTCACCGATCTCGATACCGATCACGACAATCCCGAAATGTACCGCGACCGCGCCAGGCAGTGGCTGGCCCGCAAGCTGCCGATGATCTGCGCCAATCCCGATCGCGTCGTCGAACACGGCGACCAGATCATCTATTGCGGCGGCGCGCTCGGCGATCTCTACGCCGCCATGGGCGGCATGGTGCTGATGGCCGGCAAGCCCTATCAGCCGATTTACGAAGAAGCCTTCCGTCTGGCCGAAGTCGCTGCCGGTCGCCCGCTCGATAAGTCCCGCGTCCTCGCCATTGGCGACAGCGTCCGCACCGACGCCACCGGCGCCGCCCAGTTCGGCATCGACCTGCTGTTCGTCACCGGCTCAATCCACGCGGCCGAGCTCGACGCCTTCGGCAAGCCCGATCCGCAAGCCATTGCCGATCTGGTCGCGCCCAGCCGAGCCCACATGGCCGGCTTCCTGCCCCGTCTGGCCTGGTGA